GCGCTTCGGCCTGCTCGATATCGATGGCATTGGTGATCGCCACCGTATTCTCGGCGGTGAAGCCGCAGTCGCAATCCAGCAAATATTGCTTCACCGCCGGGGAGACCCCGACGAAGCGCCAGGCGGAATCAATCAACCCTCGCGCCTGGCGCCGCCGGTAGAAGCGATCGTACTCACCAAAACCGTGGGAAATGCCGATGCACAGCGGCACCTTCAGCCAGCGGTTCAGCTGCAACAGCATGTTGACCGGCTTGAAGCGGTTGCAGATCACCACATCGAAGCGCTCTTCTCGGCAGAAGCGATAGAGCTGCCACATGGCCCGCAGCCGCAGCCCCTTGAGCTGTTTGTCGGCAAAATTGAAGTACACCGAACGATCGGCCCGACTCACCGGCTCCCCAGGCGCAGGCTCGCCACGCAGAAAAGCGGCGACCACCTCATAACGCGCCTTGGGCAACGCCTTGACGATCTGCTCGGCCAGGTCGGCGAAGTCGTGGGACTTGACGTTGTAGTCCGGCTGCAACTGCAGCACCTTGATCCGCCTGCTCATTGCTCACCCTGCTGAAAACCCTGGGCACTGATCTGCCATACCGGCTCGCGCGCCAGGCGCTCGACCGCTTCGGCAGACGGCAGCTCGAGCGCCGGCCAGGCGTCGCGCTTCCACACCACGAAATGGAAATAGGGAAACTCCCTCCCGGAGTCCAGATCGTTGCTCAGGCGGCCTTCACGCCAGAACCAGCGAGTGGGAAATACGAAGCTGCCATCGATCCATGGAATGCAGCCGCTTGGGGTACTGAACGCTTCACGGAACTCACTGCGGCGACGCCAGGGATTGAACAGACCGACCAGCTTGAACAACGGACGGGGGAAGTTCTTGCGCCAGAGAAATATCCGGCTAAATGCCCCCTCGTCCAGGGCATGATGCTGCTGATCGCAGAAGCGCGCCTGCCAGTCCGGCATGCGCATGAAGGCCTCACGCATTCGCGGCGTATTGCGCATCAGGCACAGATGGCCGGAGACGCGGCGCTCGTGGGTGGAGAACAGGTCGCGACGCGCCAGGCGTTCGGCCGTGAAGTAGTCACGCAGCCTGCCGAACACCAGGTCGATGTCGCCGAACGCCCAGAAGTCGTAGCCGCCCAGGCGGTCCTCATGAATGAAGCCCAGGGCCGGCTTGATGTCGCACAGCTTGTAGGCATTCTCCGGCGCGAACGGAATATTCAGGCGCCGTGCGACCAAGGCGCAATAGTCCGCATAACTGATGCTCTCGATGCGCACGTTCTTCGGCAGATCGGCTGGCACCCCGCAGTCACTGAACAGCAACCAGTCGACATCCGGATTGCGTCGGCAGCTCTCCAGAAAGAACGGCATCCAGAAGGGCCAGTGGCCGAAATACGGAATCACGAAACAAATACTCGGCTGAGCCGTCATGGCGCATCCCCCCTGCACTGAAGTCGGCTGGTCATCTGCAGCTCACCTGAGGATGGTCGTGTCGAGTAGCCAGAAGGCTTCGCGCACGGCTCGGTCGGAGAAGTGCGTCTCGACCCGCTGCAGCATGCGGCTGGCACAGAGCTCGCGCTGCTCGTCGTCGAGTCCGGCCATGTGGCGCAGGGCGGCTGCCAGCGCGGCCGTGTCGGCCAAGGGGAACAGCACGCCGACACCTTCTACCACCTCACGTCCGCCGCCACAGTCGCTGGCGACCACCGGCACGCCTGCCACCATTGCCTCCAGCAACACCATGCCGAAGGGCTCATGGTCGGAGCTCAGGGCGAACACATCGAAGGCACGGAAGAAACGGCGGCCAGCCGGCACCTGACCGAGGAATAGCACCGATCCGGCGACGTTAAGCTCCCGCGCCAGCCCCTTGAGGGACGCCTCCAGGCGTCCGCTGCCCATGATCCCCAGCAGACTGCCGGCCGGCAGTTGCGGCAGGGCCTGAGCGAAGCCGCGGATCAGGGTGGCCTGGTCCTTGTCCGGGTGCAGGCGGCCGACGTTGCCGACCACCCAGGCGTCACGCGGCAGGCCCAGTGCGTCACGCGCGGCTTCGCGGTCGAGCAGCTCGGCCTGCAGGGCCTGGATGTCGATGCGGTTGTACAGCGTCTCGATGCGCGGCGCCGGCCAGTCTGGCAGGGACTCACGCATGTCGTCGCGCACCGCATTGGACACCCCGAGCAGGGCCAGGCGCCGCTTGAAGGCGTTGGCAAACAGCCGGCGCGACAGCCGGCGGTAGTCGCCGAAGGCATGGTGCACGCCGATAACCGGCAGGCGGGTACCAAGCAAGGCGACATAGACGGGCTTGAAGCGGTGGGCGATGCACAGCTTGAAGTCGCCGCTGGCGGCGATCCGCCGGATATCGCGGATCGCCTTGAGCTTGAGGCCACGCACCTCGCGGCTCGAGTAGTTAAGGAAGATCACCTCGTCGGAGGCCGAACCCGCTTCGACCTCCGCGCTGGGAGCCCCGGTCAGGTACACGGTGGTGACCTTGTACTGGGTGCCGGCAAACAGGGCGGCGTATTGACGGGCGCAATCGAGGAAAGGCCCGTCATAGCCGTGGCAGAACTGCAGGATGCGCGGCTCAGGCCTGCTCATACCAGTCCTTGCCGTCCTTGACCACGAGGATGTCCTCCATGATCAGGTACTGCAGGTCGGAGCCGTAGAACATGTTAAGCGCGTCGGTCGGCGAGCAGATCATCGGCTCGCCGCGGCGGTTCAGCGAGGTGTTCAGCGACACGCCGTTGCCGGTGAGTTTCTCCAGCTCCAGCATCATGTCGTAGTAGCGCGGGTTGTACTCGCGCTTGAGCACCTGGGCGCGGGAGGTACCGTCCTCGTGCACCACTTCGCTGACGCGGGTCTTCCACTCCTCGTTGACTTCGAAGGTGAAGGTCATGAAGGGGCTCGGGTGGTCGACCTTGAGCATCTGCGGGCCGACGGTGTCGAGCATCGACGGACAGAAGGGGCGCCAGCGCTCGCGGAACTTGATCTGCTCGTTGATGCGGTCGGCCACCCCGGGAATGCTCGGGCAGCCGATGATCGAGCGACCGCCGAGGGCGCGCGGGCCGAACTCCATGCGCCCCTGGAACCAGGCCACCGGGTTGCCGCCGACCATGATCCTGGCGATGCGCTGGGGCATGTCGGCGATCTGCTTGAACACCGGCTTGCTCGGGTGGCGGGCGCAGGCGGCGATGACGTCCTCGTTGGAGTACGAGGGGCCGAGGTAGACGTGCTCCATCTTCTCCACCGGCACGCCGCGCCGGTGCGACACATAGGCGGCGGCGCCCACCGCGGTGCCGGCGTCGCCGGAGGCCGGCTGGACGAACAGTTCCTTGACCTCGGGACGGGCGATGATCCTTTGATTCAGCTTGACGTTCAGCGCGCAGCCGCCGGCGAAGGCGATCTTGCCGGTCTGCTTGATGATGTCGCCGAGGTAGTGGTCCATCATCTGCAGCGCCAGCTTCTCGAACAGCGCCTGCATGCTGGCGGCATAGTGGATGTAGGGGTCGTCGGCGATGTCGCCTTCGCGCTTGGGCCCCAGCCACTCGATCAGCTTCTTGGAGAAGTAGAAGCCCTTGCCCTTCTCCTTGTAGCGACGCAGGCCGATGACGTTGGCGTACTCGGTGTTGATCAGCAGCTGGCCGTTCTCGAAGGAGGCCAGGCGCGAGAAGTCGTACTTGCTGGCATCGCCGTAGGGCGCCATGCCCATGACCTTGAACTCGCCGTCGAGCATCTCGAAACCGAGGAACTCGGTGATCGCGCCGTACAGGCCGCCGAGCGAATCCGGATCGTAGAACTCCTTGATCTTGTGGATCTTGCCGTTCTCGCCGTAGCCGAAGAAGGTGGTGGCGTACTCGCCCTTGCCGTCGATGCCGAGGATCGCGGTCTTCTCGCTGAAGCCCGAGCAATGGTAGGCACTGGAGGCATGGGCCAGGTGGTGTTCGACCGGCTCGATCTTGACCTTCTTCGCATCGAAGCCCAACTGCTCCAGGCACCAGACGATCTTCTTGCGGTAGCGCTTGTAGCGGCGATTGCCCATCAGGATGGCGTCGAGGGCGCGATCCGGTGCGTACCAGTAGCGCTTGGCATAATGCCAGCGGGCCTCGCCGAACAGGCTGATGGGGGCGAAGGGAATGGCCACCACGTCGACGTCGGCGGGCTTGATCCCGGCCTGCTCCAGGCAGAACTTGGCCGACTCGTAAGGCATGCGGTTCTTCGCGTGCTTGTCGCGCACGAAGCGCTCTTCTTCGGCGGCCGCGATCAGCTTGCCATCGATATACAAGGCAGCCGACGGATCATGACTGAGGGCGCCGGAAAGGCCGAGAATGGTCAATGCCACTGGTTTTGCCTCTATTCAGGGCAGGTGCCGGGCACCTGCGGTAAACGTTCGTCGAGCAGTTGGTGGAGCGCCGAGTCGGCCGGCCAGTTACGCAAAAAGCGGGCGCGGTCGCGGGCATAGGCCCGGGCGAAACTGCGCATGCTGTGGTGCTGACGCATGGCATCGAGGTCGATCAACGACCAAGCGCCCCTGCGCTCGTCCCAGAACAGGTTGTGCCCCTTGAGGTCGCCGTGACTGATGCGCTCGCGCACCAAGGCGGCGAACAGACGATCCAGCGCCAGGAGCTCGTGTTCCGGAGGTGAACTGCGCCCTTCTTTAGCCAGGTAGGGCTTAAAACGCGCGATTATATCCTGCCCGCCGCAGTAATCGGTAATCAGGTAGGCGCGCCCGCGCAGCCAGCACCAGCGCCGCTCCAGCACGGCCAGCGGACGCGGCGTGGCGATGCCGAGCAGGTCCAGGCGGTGGCCCTCGACCCAGCTGTGCCAGGCCCGGCTGGGACGCCAGAAGCGCTTGAGCCAGTGACCGAAGTGCTTGATGTTGTAGCGCTTGACCACCAGCGGCCGGCCGGCCAGCTCGACCCGCGCCACGGTGGCGGCGCCGCCGGTCTTGTACACATGGCCCTGCTCGGTGAGCCGGTCGAGGTCGGCCAGCAGCGGTTGCAGCTCGGCCTGCTCCTCGCGGCGCACCACGCGCAGGCCGAAGGCGCCGATCTTGGCGCTGAACAAGCTGCAATCGCGGGCGATCTTGCGCAGATAATCGCGCAGGCGCCAGCGCCGGACCTTGGCGACGTCCTTGAGCAGCGTTTCCAGCGGCAACGCGTGCTCGCCATTGACCAGCAG
The genomic region above belongs to Pseudomonas benzenivorans and contains:
- a CDS encoding DUF6625 family protein, which encodes MTAQPSICFVIPYFGHWPFWMPFFLESCRRNPDVDWLLFSDCGVPADLPKNVRIESISYADYCALVARRLNIPFAPENAYKLCDIKPALGFIHEDRLGGYDFWAFGDIDLVFGRLRDYFTAERLARRDLFSTHERRVSGHLCLMRNTPRMREAFMRMPDWQARFCDQQHHALDEGAFSRIFLWRKNFPRPLFKLVGLFNPWRRRSEFREAFSTPSGCIPWIDGSFVFPTRWFWREGRLSNDLDSGREFPYFHFVVWKRDAWPALELPSAEAVERLAREPVWQISAQGFQQGEQ
- a CDS encoding glycosyltransferase, whose product is MSRPEPRILQFCHGYDGPFLDCARQYAALFAGTQYKVTTVYLTGAPSAEVEAGSASDEVIFLNYSSREVRGLKLKAIRDIRRIAASGDFKLCIAHRFKPVYVALLGTRLPVIGVHHAFGDYRRLSRRLFANAFKRRLALLGVSNAVRDDMRESLPDWPAPRIETLYNRIDIQALQAELLDREAARDALGLPRDAWVVGNVGRLHPDKDQATLIRGFAQALPQLPAGSLLGIMGSGRLEASLKGLARELNVAGSVLFLGQVPAGRRFFRAFDVFALSSDHEPFGMVLLEAMVAGVPVVASDCGGGREVVEGVGVLFPLADTAALAAALRHMAGLDDEQRELCASRMLQRVETHFSDRAVREAFWLLDTTILR
- a CDS encoding carbamoyltransferase family protein — protein: MALTILGLSGALSHDPSAALYIDGKLIAAAEEERFVRDKHAKNRMPYESAKFCLEQAGIKPADVDVVAIPFAPISLFGEARWHYAKRYWYAPDRALDAILMGNRRYKRYRKKIVWCLEQLGFDAKKVKIEPVEHHLAHASSAYHCSGFSEKTAILGIDGKGEYATTFFGYGENGKIHKIKEFYDPDSLGGLYGAITEFLGFEMLDGEFKVMGMAPYGDASKYDFSRLASFENGQLLINTEYANVIGLRRYKEKGKGFYFSKKLIEWLGPKREGDIADDPYIHYAASMQALFEKLALQMMDHYLGDIIKQTGKIAFAGGCALNVKLNQRIIARPEVKELFVQPASGDAGTAVGAAAYVSHRRGVPVEKMEHVYLGPSYSNEDVIAACARHPSKPVFKQIADMPQRIARIMVGGNPVAWFQGRMEFGPRALGGRSIIGCPSIPGVADRINEQIKFRERWRPFCPSMLDTVGPQMLKVDHPSPFMTFTFEVNEEWKTRVSEVVHEDGTSRAQVLKREYNPRYYDMMLELEKLTGNGVSLNTSLNRRGEPMICSPTDALNMFYGSDLQYLIMEDILVVKDGKDWYEQA
- a CDS encoding lipopolysaccharide kinase InaA family protein gives rise to the protein MTLAELARAGRAPTLPLRLELADAAGPAELTLISLLRVLPGQRYVGLAEWRGRKVLAKLLVGAKAARHFRRELDGARLFAGQGLATPLLLADGLREGEGGWLLFDYLEGAESLWDAWREVECQPLLSATQQAVLGQALATVAQLHARGLWQADLHLDNLLRQGDRLWVIDGGGVQAQVPGQPLSRELVLENLGVLFAQLPVELEPFIEELLVHYLLVNGEHALPLETLLKDVAKVRRWRLRDYLRKIARDCSLFSAKIGAFGLRVVRREEQAELQPLLADLDRLTEQGHVYKTGGAATVARVELAGRPLVVKRYNIKHFGHWLKRFWRPSRAWHSWVEGHRLDLLGIATPRPLAVLERRWCWLRGRAYLITDYCGGQDIIARFKPYLAKEGRSSPPEHELLALDRLFAALVRERISHGDLKGHNLFWDERRGAWSLIDLDAMRQHHSMRSFARAYARDRARFLRNWPADSALHQLLDERLPQVPGTCPE